From the Lathyrus oleraceus cultivar Zhongwan6 chromosome 4, CAAS_Psat_ZW6_1.0, whole genome shotgun sequence genome, one window contains:
- the LOC127135918 gene encoding uncharacterized protein LOC127135918 has protein sequence MDDVVETLLVYENCPLSVNGRIIQIYLICLPLKKVSMVLGMNWIYANLVFIGCEEKLIIVPSSEATPKDVLTIILEGMIDMVNISFEKEKSVLLVLTREPSDNLKVTQIPIVYEFPEVFSEDVTSLPPVRQVEFSIDQIPRMNPIFVSSYRVAPLELRELRDQLKELLTKHFI, from the coding sequence ATGGATGATGTGGTTGAGACACTGTTGGTTTATGAAAATTGTCCGCTTTCGGTGAATGGTAGAATTATCCAGATTTATCTTATTTGCTTACCACTTAAGAAGGTTAGTATGGTCTTGGGGATGAATTGGATTTATGCCAATTTAGTGTTTATTGGATGTGAAGAGAAGTTAATCATCGTTCCATCTAGTGAAGCTACTCCAAAGGATGTATTAACTATTATCTTGGAAGGTATGATTGACATGGTTAATATCTCGTTTGAGAAGGAAAAGTCGGTTCTCTTGGTTCTCACCAGGGAACCTAGCGACAATCTGAAAGTTACACAAATTCCCATCGTTTATGAATTTCCAGAAGTTTTCTCTGAGGATGTCACTTCTCTTCCTCCTGTGAGGCAAGTGGAATTCTCTATTGATCAGATACCTAGGATGAATCCAATCTTCGTTTCTTCGTATCGTGTGGCACCACTCGAGTTGAGGGAGTTAAGGGATCAATTGAAAGAGTTGTTAACCAAGCATTTCATCTGA
- the LOC127138794 gene encoding uncharacterized protein LOC127138794, with amino-acid sequence MHLHLRPPFTILKLVLLTLHLQLQPILTLSPCKTSCGTIPINYPFALEDGCGSPQFRHMFNCTTTELFFQTPSGSYKVQTIDYNKQTMTLYDPSMSTCSILQPHHDFIMTDIQSAIIPPSQDTVFVLLNCSIDSPILNHYKYLCFNFEGHTCDELYGGCNAFRVFHLLTNSSPPCCFTSYNTVKFMSMNILDCTHYTSVFNSDKLKGVGPLDWVYGIKLSFSLPDVGCESCKQSGGTCGFDTDTEGLLCLCSSFTNSTRECAGGSMISEGLNNAPWTKPLLVLLLVVLLHNMMGLL; translated from the exons ATGCATCTTCATCTTCGACCACCATTCACCATCCTCAAACTCGTTCTACTAACACTCCATCTCCAACTACAACCCATTCTCACTCTCTCCCCCTGCAAAACCTCATGTGGCACCATTCCCATAAACTACCCATTCGCCTTAGAAGACGGTTGCGGCTCACCCCAATTCCGACACATGTTCAACTGCACGACCACTGAGCTATTCTTCCAAACACCTTCCGGCTCATACAAAGTTCAAACCATTGActacaacaaacaaacaatgaCCCTCTACGACCCATCAATGTCAACCTGCTCCATTCTTCAACCACATCACGACTTCATCATGACGGATATTCAATCTGCTATAATCCCTCCATCACAAGACACAGTTTTCGTTCTGCTAAACTGCTCCATAGACTCACCTATCCTCAACCATTACAAATATCTTTGCTTCAACTTTGAAGGACACACTTGCGACGAGCTTTATGGTGGTTGTAATGCTTTTAGGGTGTTTCATTTGTTGACGAATAGTTCTCCACCTTGCTGTTTTACTAGCTATAATACTGTGAAGTTTATGAGTATGAATATTTTGGATTGTACACATTATACTAGTGTGTTTAATAGTGATAAATTGAAAGGTGTTGGTCCTTTGGATTGGGTTTATGGGATTAAACTTTCTTTTAGTTTGCCGGATGTTGGATGTGAAAGTTGTAAGCAATCTGGTGGGACTTGTGGGTTTGATACTGATACTGAAGGTCTTCTTTGTCTCTGCTCAAGTTTCACTAATTCAACAAGAGAATGTG CTGGTGGAAGTATGATATCAGAAGGATTGAACAATGCTCCTTGGACAAAGCCCCTGTTGGTTTTGCTTCTTGTAGTTTTGCTTCACAATATGATGGGGCTACTTTGA